GGCCGGCCCTCGACAACTTCAAGTATCAGGTGGCCAGCCAGATCGGGGTCAATCCGCCGCAGGACGGATACTGGGGCGACCTTCCGGCCCGTCAGTGCGGCGCGGTAGGCGGCCACATGGTCCGGAACATGATCCAGTTGGCTGAGCAAAGCCTGGCTGGCGGCACTGGAGGAGGCATCTTCGCCGGTGGCGCTGGTGGCGCCGGTGGCGCAGGCGGCACGGTAGGCGGCACCGTCCGCGGCACGACCGCCGGCGGAACGACTGGTGGGACGACCACTCGGCGGTAAGCAACCGTCCGTAACCGCTTCAGCAAGGAAACAGGAGAGCAGAGACTGCTCTCCTTTGTTTCATAGGGCGGCGGTCAGGCGAACCGTCCCGGGCGGCGACAGGGGCCCGGATGGGCGGTCGATCAGGCGGACGACTTGTCGGGGAGTGGGGGTGACTTGACCACCGCGGTCGGGAGAGGTTATGATTTCGACGAAGCCATCTGGGTGATGCCCCGCACCGGCCGGACTTGTGCCTCCGGAGGGAAGGGTTGCCTTGCGTCGAGCCAACCTCGAGGAACTGGGCCGGACGGTGGCCGGGCTCTCGGGCCAGGTCCAGCGGCTCACCGAAGCCATGACCGCGCGGCGTCTGCCCCCGGGCGACGCCCTTCTGGCCGCCTTCCGCCTGGAGCGCGCGACCCTGACTCTGGCCAGGCGCCTGCGGGCCGTCCCCGACCCGGGCGACCCGGCCGCCGCCCGCCTGCTGGCCGCGGCTGAGGAAACGTCGGCCCTGCTGACCGAGGCGGTCAGGAGAGTCAGGGCGGAAGTCGCGGCTGGGGCAGGCGCGGGGGCCGCCGCTGGGCCCGCGCCGGTCGCGCCCGTTAAGGACGGCCCGGAGCGGGGATAATAAGCCTCGTCACAAGACTACCCGGACGGCCGTCCGGGGCGACGAGGAGGGACCGATGGCATGGCCCGCAGGCGAAAACCAATGGTTGAGGGGTCGCAGGGATTCCTCGACGACCTCCGCCAGGCGACTCTGAGGGAACTGGGCCGACCGATTCCCGAGGCCAGACGGCGTTACCGGTCGGTCGACGGGACGGCGGTGAACCGGATGCGCGAAGCCGCCGACCGGGTGGTCGAGCGTCACCGCCGGCCTAAGTCCGGAGAATAGACGGGGAGCAGAGCTTTTCGGCGCTGCTCCCCGTTTCTTCTTCGAGGCTTCTTGGCGAGGCGGCGGTGGTTCGGAACCCACCGGCCTTGCCGGGATTAGGTGGTCGGGGCGGGCAGGCCTTTGACTGAGATCAGCCCGGTGTTGGCGTCCATGGCATGGCAGGAGTTGCAGTAACCATGGAGCTTGGGCCCAAAGTTCTGGGAGTTGAGATGGGCCTTGTGCAGGAACGTCCGGAAGGGCTTGGCCCCGCTCTTCCCCGCTCCGCCGTGGCACACGACACAGTCCTTGACCGTGGCCGTCGCGCTCACGGCCGGGTGACTGGGGTTGGCCTTCTTGGCCTCCGCGGCCAGGGTGTAGTCTTTGTCGGCCTCTTTTTTGTGGCAGTCTGAACAGCCGTTGGGGGCGACGTCCGGGGGCGGAATCTGGACAACCGGTTTCTCGACCACCTTTTCCTGAGGCGCGGCCTGCTTGCAGGCACCGGCGAGGAGCGCCAGGGCGGCCAGGCACACGAACAACAGGATCAGGCGACGAAGGTCTCGTTTCTTCATCGGCCTCCTCCTTCGCAATGGGTGGTTTGGCAGCGCGTCACGTCTAGTATGGCCCTGACAAGGCGGATTATGACGGACGGACTCGCGCCGCGGGCGGCTTCCGGGACAGGCCGGGCTCGCTGGCTTTTGCCCCGCAGGCCTTTGTGTTATAATCTTTCTAGCCATTGGGGGCTCGCCGACACGGGGCCCCTAGTTTTCGGTCAAGGGGGCTATCAATGGCCCGTTTGTTGGACATCAGGACGCTCGCGCTGACCATCCCCGGCCTGCTCATCGCGTTCAGTTTCCACGAGTACGCCCACGCCCGTGCGGCGACGGCCCTGGGCGACGATACGCCTCGTTTGGCCGGGCGTTTGACCCTCGACCCGATGGCCCATCTGGACCCCATCGGCATTCTGCTGTTGCTGGTGGCCGGGTTCGGCTGGGCCAAGCCGGTACCAATCAATCCCTTGCGCCTGCGCGGGAACATGCGCCGGAGTTCGATGCTGGTGGCCCTGGCCGGCCCGGCGACCAATCTCGTCCTGGCCTTCGTCTTCTATCTTCTGACCGGGATCGTCATCCGGGTCGCCCCGAACCTGTCTCCGAACGTCCATGACCTATTGGTCCTGGCTGCGGGACTCAACGTGGCCCTGGCCGTCTTCAACCTCCTCCCGATCCCGCCCCTCGACGGCTCCTGGGTCCTGCGGGCCCTCCTCCCCTGGGAGGCGGCCCGCCGCTATGATGAACTGCAGCGGATGGGGCCGGTCCTGCTGCTGATCCTGGTGGCCACCGGGGGCGTTTCGCTGATCCTGTCGCCCGCGGTGTCCTTTGTCAACAGTCTGATCGCTACGGCCGCCTTCGCCATCGCCTGGCTCTAAAGGTGGGAGCCGACGCCGCGCGGCCCCGGCGACCCCGAAAGGATTGGTGACCTTGGCCAAACCGAGAATCATGAGCGGCATGCGCCCGACCGGCAAGCTCCACCTGGGGAACTACCTCGGGGCCCTGGAGAACTGGGTCAGGCTTCAGGACGACTATGACTG
This genomic stretch from Bacillota bacterium harbors:
- a CDS encoding alpha/beta-type small acid-soluble spore protein; its protein translation is MQQARPALDNFKYQVASQIGVNPPQDGYWGDLPARQCGAVGGHMVRNMIQLAEQSLAGGTGGGIFAGGAGGAGGAGGTVGGTVRGTTAGGTTGGTTTRR
- a CDS encoding site-2 protease family protein, producing the protein MARLLDIRTLALTIPGLLIAFSFHEYAHARAATALGDDTPRLAGRLTLDPMAHLDPIGILLLLVAGFGWAKPVPINPLRLRGNMRRSSMLVALAGPATNLVLAFVFYLLTGIVIRVAPNLSPNVHDLLVLAAGLNVALAVFNLLPIPPLDGSWVLRALLPWEAARRYDELQRMGPVLLLILVATGGVSLILSPAVSFVNSLIATAAFAIAWL